The nucleotide window CGTCCGTATCCGCCAGCTGCAGGGGGAGCCGCGACTTCTCTTCGGGCTCGAACCCGGGCAGCGGCGTCGATATCGTGCCGGCTGACTGCAGATCCCCGGCGCGCGTCCGCACGATCTCGAGCGCCCTCGTCAGATCCCGCCACGGCACCTGACCGGCCAGCGCCGACCGGGCCAGGTCGCATCGCCGCACCGTATCGTCGTAGACGCCCATCTTGTAGGTCAGGACGACCATCGCGATCTCGTGCGCTGCATCCCTGTCGAGATCGCGGAGCGAAGCACGGATGCGTGCCATGTAGTCAGCCAGATAGGTCTCCATCTCCATCCTCTTCACCCTCCCCGTCCGCACGTGCAATCTCCTCTCCCGTCTCCACCGCCGATGAGAACTTCCGCTGCATCCGCACGGCCACGACGGCGATGCTGCCGGCGAAGAGCAGCTGCATCAGGAGGCCCTGCGAGAACTCGTTCGGCAGAACGAAGATTATGATCGCGTAGAGGGGTGTCACCAGCGCCACGATGTCCTTCCGGGGTTTCAGGGCCGCAGTACCGGCCAGGAGGAACGTCCCCAGGATACACCCCCCTCTCCCCGGATCTCCAGCCAATGACACCGGCAGGATGCCGGGGACGAGCAGCATATCCAGTGCGATCCCTCCCAGCGATACGAGGATGACCGCAAGCCATCCCCAGCCGAGGAGCCATCCTCTCAGTCGCTCGATCTCTCCAGCCATGCAACATACCAGCGGTACTATTGAATCCTCCGAATAAACAACGTTTCCGTTCAGCGTGCGCGGGAGACGGACCCGCGCTTCGCCAAAAGTCCTTCGTGAGGCGCCGAGGGGCCTCACGAAGGGGCGCAGGCCGCTATCCGTCCGTCGATCTCGATCACGGTCGGACGGTTCGTCCGCCGTGCAACGGCCCGGCAGAGCGTCTTCTCTAGGGCGGTCATCCGCTCGATCAGCCTATCGCCCTCCCCGGAACAGGTCTCGAGGAACCGCACGTCCACCTCTCTGCGCTCCTCGATCTGACGAATCTCCGCCTCGAGAGCCTTCTCCCGCAGGAGAACCGGGTCCGTCTCGATCTGCCGTGCCAGACTGTCGCGCTGCGCGGCGGTCTCCCGGTACTGGTGCAGGATCTCCCCGATCCGCCGGACAAGATGGTCGGGGCGGGCCAGGAGTTCCCTCTCCTCGCGGCTCTTCACCTCGACCGCATGGCTCTCCAGCTTGCGGTGCAGGAGGGGCACGGCTTCCTGCACCGCCGCCATCAGATCGGCCTCCGCTGCCAGGGGGAACCCCTGCAGGGCCTCTATGCAGCTTCCCATCGCCTTCTCGACCGTCTTCTCCCCCTGCCGCGCCGCCACCTTCTGCACCTTCAGGCTGATGCGGGACAGGGTGGCGGAAAGGGCGGAAAACTCTCTCTCGAGAGATTCCAGCTGCCGGGCAGACTCCCGAAGGCGATCCCTGATCGCCTGCACGTCCGCATATTCCGCCTCTCGCCGCAGGCTCTCCAGCCTCTCGCGGGCATCCGACAGCCGCTCCGCGTGGCGTGCCGCACCCTCGACGGCTGCCTTCTGCCGCTCGAGCAGCGATGCATGGGAGATTCGCGCCGAGTTCAGCTCGTCAAGGATCTTCCTGGCCTCGCCGAGGACCGCTTTCTGGCCCCGTACCGCGGCAAACGTCGCCGAGAGGGCGTTCACCTCACGCCCGAACGCATCCAGAGTCGTGCGGATCCCCCGCATCTCTTCGGGGAACGCCGCCCGGAGGTACCTCCCCGGACCGCTCACGCTCTTCAGAGCCCCCCGGAGAATCTCCGCTGCGGCCGCGTAGAAGGCCTCGGCCTCATCCGGCAGGGGCCGGGAGATGCTGGCATTGAGCGCCCGCACGAACAGGGGGAGCGAAGACTGAACGATCTTGCCCAGTCTGGCGTGCACCTCGGCGTCCACCTCGGCCTCCGAGAGTTCGTCGGCGGCCCGCTGCAGGTCACGGATGGCCCGCTCCAAGGGCTGCCGTGCAGCGGAGGTTGCCGATCTGAGTTCTGCGTCCAGAACCTCCTCCTCCGCAGCCAGCCACTCCGGGATCTGCTGGTAGGGGATCGTGAAAGGTCCGCTCTCCGGCTTCAGGAGGTCTTTGATGAACTTGAACATGGCTGCGGACAGCTCCCGTATCCCTCAGTCGTTCTCTGCGATCTGCCGCAGGCGCTCCACGCCGTCGATCTCCCGGATGACATCGACCACGGCTCTGGGAACCAGGTGCTCCCAGGGATCCCCGGCCAGCATTCTCGACCGGATGCTGGTGCCGCTGTGGGTGTCCCGCTCGTACATGGGAAGGGAGCGGACCTCGACGCCGCTCTCCTCAAACAGGCGCATCACCAGGGGGTTGCCGGTGAATACCGCATCGAAGGGGGGCGTCATCGAGCGCACGTGCGCCACCCAGAGCGCATTCCGCTGGATGTCCTGGATGGGGATGACGTAAACCGGGCAGGCGATCGACTCCAGGGCCCGCGTGATCATGAGCACCCGCTCGCCGGCTGTGAAAGGATTGTCCAATTCGTGGGAGAGCTGGGCGCTTCCCACCCCGATCACGATCTCGTCCACCATCCCTGCGATCTGCGTGAGCACCGACTGGTGCCCGTTGTGGTACGGCTGGAACCGCCCGATGTAGAACGCCCTACTCATGCCCTGCCACCAGGTTTGCAATTCTCGCCGCGAATGCACCCGCCGTGAATCCCGCGTCGATGTTCACGACCGCCACCACCGAGCAGGCCTGCAGCATGCTGGCAAGCGCCGCCTCTCCCCTGCCCATGAAGCCGTAGCCGGTGCTGACCGGCACCCCGATGACCGGTCTGTCGACGAGCCCAGCCACGATCGCCGGGAGCGTCCCCTCGCGCCCGGCTACCACGACGAGGGCGTGAGCGTCCACCAGGTCGCGGAGCGCCGGAAAGAGGCGGTGAATCCCGGCCACACCCACGTCGTAGGCGGTCCTGACGGTGCAGCCCATCTCCTCGGCGACCGCCCGCGCCTCCTCTGCCACGGTCAGATCGGACGTACCGGCGGTGATCACCCCGACGATGCCGCCGCCCGGCTGCGGGCGGGGAGTCCGCGAGAGGATGAGAATGCGGGCGGCCTTGCGGTACTCCACGTGGCAGGCGCACGTTTCGGCCATCTCGATGACCGCGCGTGCCTGCTCTTCGGATACCCGCGTCGCGATGCTCCTCCCGCTCGTCTCCACGTGCCGCTGCATGATCCGCGTGAGGGCCTCGACATCCTTCCCCTCGCCGAGCACCACCTCCGGCATGCCGCAGCGCGTCCTCCGCCCGAGATCGAGGCGGGCCAGATCGCCCACGGCCTCGATGCGGAGCCCTCTGATGGCCGTCTCCGCCTCCTCCAGGGTGAGCTCGCCCCGGCAGAACGCCTGCAGCACTTCGCCGACCGATGCATCCGCTCTCATGATCCGATAACAAACTATGAGTGGGAGTATTATAATACCTCCAGTAGCGATGAGTTATCTCACCTATGTTGCGGGCTTCGGTGCGGCGGCCGTCGTCTTCCTCTGGCTGCGGGACGCCCGGATCTTCGCCCGCACAACCCTGACCGGCTACCGTACGGCCGCATACCGGGGGATTTTCTACACGGCTCTTGCCCTGCTCGGACTCTTCTCTGCCATTTTCGGGGACGAGGTGATCGGCCTCATCCTGATCCTGGCAGCCCTCTACCTGCAGGGCAGGGAGACGCGCGAGCGGGTCTGGAACGGGGAATCCGTGCTGGACCGATTTCTCGGGCGGCCGAGCCGCAGGAAAGATAAGGGCCCCCGCTAAAGTACAAGAGGATTGAGGAGTATAGGATGCTGCAGAGACCACGCGGTACACGGGACTTTCTGCCCGAGGAGATGAAGCAGCGGCGGGAGATCGAGGGGATCCTGCGGGAGCGTGTGGAGCGGTTCGGCTACGGCGAGGTCGTCACGCCCACCTTCGAGCACCTCGAACTCTTCACCATGAAGTCCGGCGAGGGGATCGTCCAGGAGCTCTACGCATTCGAGGACAAGGGGGGAAGAGCGCTGGCGCTCCGCCCCGAGGTCACGGCGGCGGTGCTTCGGATGTACGTCAACGAGGCGAGGATGCTGGCAAAACCCCTCCGCTGGTACTATCTCACGAACTGCTTCCGCTACGAGCGTCCGCAGAAGGGGCGATACCGCGAGTTCTGGCAGTTCGGGATCGAGCAGATCGGCGCCGACAGCCCGCTCGCCGATGCCGAGGTGATCGTCGTCGCCGACGACCTCCTGCGGGGGGCGGGCATCTCCTTCGAGCTGCACGTCGGCCACCTGGCCCCGATGAAGCACCTGCTGGGCGCGGTGGACGGCACCGAGCAGCGGCGGGTGATGGCCTGCCTGGACAAGCGGGACTTTGCAGGAGCGAAGGCCTGCCTGGCGGAGCAGGGGCGAGATTCGCTCGCGGAGGATCTGATCGCGCTCGCGGGGTGCCGCAGCCTACCCGAGATCTTCGAGATCAGCGGCCCTATTCCCGAACAGAGCCGCATCGAACAGATGTTCCAGTACCTGAACGCGAGCGGGGTACCGTATGTCGTCAACTTCGGCATCGCCCGCGGTCTGGACTACTACACCGGTATGGTCTTCGAAGGGTTCGCCGAAAATCTGGGCGCCGAGAACCAGGTGATCGGAGGAGGGTCCTACCGCCTCGCCCACCTCTTCGGCGGGGAGGACGTCCCCTCCTGCGGGTTCGCGATCGGGTTCGACCGCGTCATGGTCGCCCGCGGCGGTGTCCCGCTCGAGAAGCCGCTGACCGTCGGGATCGTCTCCCTCGGGCGGGGGCGGCTCCAGGCGTTCAACGCCGCCCGCGCATTTCGCGACGCGGGGATACGGACGGAGGTGGAGCTCGCCGAGAAGGGGATCGGGGCCCAGCTGGCCCACGCTTCCCGCACGGCGGACTTCGTGGCCCTCATCGGGGAGCAGGAGGTGGAGAGGGGTACTGTCACCCTCAAGAACCTCCTCTCCGGGGAGCAGCGGGAGTGCCTCCTCGCCGAAGCCGTTCTCGAGGTGAAGGCGTTTGGTTCTCGCTGACGAGCTGGCCAAGAAGCAGCGGACCATCAGCGTGGCGGAGTTCTTCGAGAAGAACAAGCACCTGCTCGGGTTCGACTCGCCCACGCGGGGGCTGATCACCACCGTAAAAGAGGCGATGGACAACGCGCTCGACGCCTGCGAGGAGGCGGAGGTGCTCCCCGACATCTACGTGGAGATCAGAAAGAGCGGCGATGACGCCCTGCGCGTGGCGGTCGAGGACAACGGACCCGGCATCGTGCCCGAGCAGATCCCCTTCGTCTTCGGCAAACTCCTCTACGGCTCGCGGTTCCACCAGATCAAGCAGAGCCGGGGGCAGCAGGGGATCGGGATCAGCGCTGCGGTGCTCTACGCCCAGCTGACCACCGGAAAGCCCGCCGTTGTCATATCCCGCACCGACGCCGCGAACCCGGCCTACCGCTTCGAGATCGCGATCAAGATCGAGACAAACGAGCCGGACGTGCGGTACCGCAGCGAGACGGAGTGGTACCAGCCGCACGGCACCCGCGTGGAGATCGAGTTCAAGAGTTCGCTCTCGGCGAAGAAACGGCTGCTGGATTACCTGCGGTACACCTCCGTGGTGAACCCCCACGCCCGCATCCGGGCGGAGATCGACGGCGAGTCGTTCCGCTACGAGAGGGTCTCGGAGGAGGCGATCGCCTGCCCCAAGCCGATCCAGCCGCATCCCCACGGAATCGAGCTCGGCACCCTGATGCGGATGGCGGCCGCGAGCGCGGAGACGCTTGAGTCGTTCCTGATCGGGAACTTCAGCCGGGTCGGGAAGAAGGCAGCCGCCGAGATCGTCGGGAAGGCGGGGCTGCGCGGCAGCGCGAAGGCGAAGAAGCTCAAACCCGAAGACCTGAAGAGCCTGCTGGCCGCGATGCAGTCGGTGCGGGTCCCGCCGCCGCCGACCGCGCAGTGCCTCTCCCCGATCGGCGAGGACCTGATCCGCCGCGGGCTCGACAGGGAGTTCGACCTGGATTTCGTGAAGGCCCGCACCCGCCCGAGTTCGGTCTACAGCGGCCACCCCTTCGTGGTGGAGGCGGCGCTCGGCTACGGCGGCAAACTCCCCCCCGACGACCGGGCCCAGATCCTGCGGTTCGCCAACCGCGTCCCCCTTCTCTACCAGCAGGGCGCCTGCGCCATCACGAACGCAATCGCGGAGGTGAACTGGAAGCAGTACGGTCTCGCACAGCAGGGTCTGCCGATGGGGCCGGTGCTGATCCTGGTCCATGTGGCCTCGACGAACGTGCCCTTCACGAGCGAGAGCAAGGACGCGGTCGCCGCGATCCCGGAGATCGAGCGGGAGATCGATCTCGTCCTGAAAGACCTCGGGCGGGAGCTGAAGCAGTTCCTGCGGCAGCGGGAGAGGAAGAAGGTCCAGGAGGACCGTGCCCGCGCCATCTGCTCCATCATCCCGGAGATCGCGGCCAAGGTCGCCGAGATCGTGGAGAAGCCGCCCATCGACACCTCCGCCATCGAGGGGAGGATCATGCACAGGCTGGTCGCCAAGAAGAGGTGCATCGACGGGCAGGTGGAGGTGCAGGTCAACAACTACACCCGCCAGCCCCTCTCGGTCACTGTCTACGACATCTCGGCGGATGCCGCCATCGACGCCAGCATCCCGCCGTCCTACTCGGAGCAGGTCGACGGAGACTACACCAAGGTCTGGAAGTGCGAACTGGCCCCGGGAGGAGCATGGTCCGTGACCTATTCGGGGCGAGGCGGTGGGGCGCTCGATGTCCGCGGCGTGGAGGAGTCGCTGAAGGTGGTGATGGACCTTGACATCTAAACAGGAACTGGACGCCGTGGCGCGTGAGCGTCTGCTCGGCATCGCCGACGCGTGGTACCGGCAGATGGAGGATGGCCAGATCCCCTACGTCCGACTGCCCACCCGCACCAAGCAGAACATCGCATTCGATGACGCGAGCGAGGTGTGGAAGTATGGCGAGCGGGAGAGCACACGCGCTGCCAGCACCGAGAAGAGCGCTGTCCACCTCCTCAAGATGGCCTACGTGATCGGGTTCATCAAGCAGCAGATCGCCGAGGACCGCTCCTCGACCCTGAGAGAGCTCTACTACATCACGGAGGGCTGGAAGCGCGC belongs to Methanomicrobiales archaeon and includes:
- the larB gene encoding nickel pincer cofactor biosynthesis protein LarB; translated protein: MRADASVGEVLQAFCRGELTLEEAETAIRGLRIEAVGDLARLDLGRRTRCGMPEVVLGEGKDVEALTRIMQRHVETSGRSIATRVSEEQARAVIEMAETCACHVEYRKAARILILSRTPRPQPGGGIVGVITAGTSDLTVAEEARAVAEEMGCTVRTAYDVGVAGIHRLFPALRDLVDAHALVVVAGREGTLPAIVAGLVDRPVIGVPVSTGYGFMGRGEAALASMLQACSVVAVVNIDAGFTAGAFAARIANLVAGHE
- the hisS gene encoding histidine--tRNA ligase, yielding MLQRPRGTRDFLPEEMKQRREIEGILRERVERFGYGEVVTPTFEHLELFTMKSGEGIVQELYAFEDKGGRALALRPEVTAAVLRMYVNEARMLAKPLRWYYLTNCFRYERPQKGRYREFWQFGIEQIGADSPLADAEVIVVADDLLRGAGISFELHVGHLAPMKHLLGAVDGTEQRRVMACLDKRDFAGAKACLAEQGRDSLAEDLIALAGCRSLPEIFEISGPIPEQSRIEQMFQYLNASGVPYVVNFGIARGLDYYTGMVFEGFAENLGAENQVIGGGSYRLAHLFGGEDVPSCGFAIGFDRVMVARGGVPLEKPLTVGIVSLGRGRLQAFNAARAFRDAGIRTEVELAEKGIGAQLAHASRTADFVALIGEQEVERGTVTLKNLLSGEQRECLLAEAVLEVKAFGSR
- a CDS encoding ABC transporter permease codes for the protein MSYLTYVAGFGAAAVVFLWLRDARIFARTTLTGYRTAAYRGIFYTALALLGLFSAIFGDEVIGLILILAALYLQGRETRERVWNGESVLDRFLGRPSRRKDKGPR
- a CDS encoding DNA topoisomerase VI subunit B, which codes for MVLADELAKKQRTISVAEFFEKNKHLLGFDSPTRGLITTVKEAMDNALDACEEAEVLPDIYVEIRKSGDDALRVAVEDNGPGIVPEQIPFVFGKLLYGSRFHQIKQSRGQQGIGISAAVLYAQLTTGKPAVVISRTDAANPAYRFEIAIKIETNEPDVRYRSETEWYQPHGTRVEIEFKSSLSAKKRLLDYLRYTSVVNPHARIRAEIDGESFRYERVSEEAIACPKPIQPHPHGIELGTLMRMAAASAETLESFLIGNFSRVGKKAAAEIVGKAGLRGSAKAKKLKPEDLKSLLAAMQSVRVPPPPTAQCLSPIGEDLIRRGLDREFDLDFVKARTRPSSVYSGHPFVVEAALGYGGKLPPDDRAQILRFANRVPLLYQQGACAITNAIAEVNWKQYGLAQQGLPMGPVLILVHVASTNVPFTSESKDAVAAIPEIEREIDLVLKDLGRELKQFLRQRERKKVQEDRARAICSIIPEIAAKVAEIVEKPPIDTSAIEGRIMHRLVAKKRCIDGQVEVQVNNYTRQPLSVTVYDISADAAIDASIPPSYSEQVDGDYTKVWKCELAPGGAWSVTYSGRGGGALDVRGVEESLKVVMDLDI
- a CDS encoding nicotinamide-nucleotide adenylyltransferase, whose protein sequence is MSRAFYIGRFQPYHNGHQSVLTQIAGMVDEIVIGVGSAQLSHELDNPFTAGERVLMITRALESIACPVYVIPIQDIQRNALWVAHVRSMTPPFDAVFTGNPLVMRLFEESGVEVRSLPMYERDTHSGTSIRSRMLAGDPWEHLVPRAVVDVIREIDGVERLRQIAEND